A section of the Oryza sativa Japonica Group chromosome 1, ASM3414082v1 genome encodes:
- the LOC4324374 gene encoding uncharacterized protein: protein MASIVLLLSELLGGESTSVMAADWYMSGHSLREFRPVAAAPAAAAAVAKCERPAAEAAGEKKKEESFEDLAAVSRIAVDVMWP from the coding sequence ATGGCGTCGATCGTGCTGCTGCTGTCGGAGCTGCTCGGCGGCGAGAGCACCAGCGTAATGGCGGCTGACTGGTACATGAGCGGACACAGCCTCCGGGAGTTCCGGCCCGTGGcggctgctccggcggcggcggcggcggtggccaagtgcgagcggccggcggccgaggcagcgggggagaagaagaaggaggagtcGTTCGAGGATCTCGCCGCCGTGTCCCGGATCGCGG